The following are encoded in a window of Nakamurella sp. A5-74 genomic DNA:
- a CDS encoding methyltransferase domain-containing protein, producing the protein MARYTVIAPLYDLLSAEPVYRAGRRAAIADLGLSSGMRVLDLGCGTGLNLPLLQAAVGDTGTVVGVDRSASMIAVATAKIARNRWQNVHLVVGDAAVVDRALGNEPPFDALISSYVLSLIPAWPDVWRAATSLVRQGGRVSVVDMQLPTGRARIFSPLARLACRVGGSDITARPFTVVDRTARDVIARSLRGGHVQVRTGSLRP; encoded by the coding sequence GTGGCGCGCTACACCGTCATCGCACCGCTCTACGACCTGTTGTCCGCGGAACCGGTCTACCGCGCCGGACGACGAGCAGCGATCGCCGACCTCGGGCTGTCATCCGGGATGCGGGTCCTGGATCTCGGCTGCGGAACCGGCCTGAACCTGCCGCTGCTGCAGGCCGCGGTCGGCGACACCGGCACGGTCGTCGGTGTCGATCGGTCGGCATCGATGATCGCGGTCGCCACCGCCAAGATCGCCCGGAACCGTTGGCAGAACGTGCATCTGGTGGTCGGTGACGCTGCCGTCGTGGATCGGGCACTCGGGAACGAGCCACCGTTCGACGCACTGATCAGCTCGTACGTGCTGTCGCTGATTCCCGCCTGGCCGGACGTCTGGCGGGCGGCCACCTCACTGGTCCGGCAGGGCGGCCGGGTCAGCGTGGTCGACATGCAGCTGCCGACCGGTCGGGCCAGGATCTTCTCGCCGCTGGCACGGCTCGCCTGCCGGGTCGGCGGATCCGACATCACCGCCCGACCGTTCACCGTCGTGGACAGGACTGCGCGGGACGTCATCGCCCGCAGCCTGCGCGGTGGTCACGTGCAGGTCCGCACCGGCTCGCTGCGCCCCTGA
- a CDS encoding radical SAM protein: MRPAELVTMLRDRWRRLEVATRPVHPETADALQRRWSALPDQVRTPAQALGRHAVGCEGTHGVFPRCDLACTPCYHSRDANRVRVDGRHTLDQIDRQFTLLREQRGPAAHAQLIGGEVSLLPPDDHAAALATMRSHGREPMSMTHGDFDEEYLRALALGPDGRRRFDRLSFAAHFDMLMFGRRGIERPTDEASLNPYRLRFAEMFARLRQQHGVRYFLAHNMTVTPRNIDQIADVVRDCRTYGYGLFSFQPAAFIGDDRRWHEDYRDSTDDEIWSRIEAGAGTRLPFRALQIGDERCNRTTYGFYVGEQYFPILDDLDPDDIRVRDAFFRRFGGVNFSGTPTTALLIKVVRVAVRHPEVVAVFAGWVARMLRRVGVRRLLRERMIRPVTFVMHSFMDAAVVVPAWEAMQRNEISDDPAVAASQERLRACSYAMAHPETGELVPACVQHSVLDPAENAALRTLLPLTVRKARAAPETTPHGTA, from the coding sequence ATGCGCCCCGCCGAACTCGTGACCATGCTCCGAGATCGATGGCGTCGGCTGGAGGTCGCCACCCGCCCGGTCCATCCGGAGACGGCGGACGCCCTGCAGCGCAGATGGTCCGCGTTGCCCGACCAGGTGCGCACGCCTGCGCAGGCGCTGGGCCGACACGCTGTCGGCTGCGAAGGCACCCACGGCGTCTTCCCGCGCTGCGATCTGGCGTGCACACCCTGCTATCACTCGCGCGATGCGAACCGGGTGCGCGTCGACGGAAGGCACACCCTCGACCAGATCGACCGCCAGTTCACCCTGCTCCGGGAGCAGCGGGGTCCCGCTGCCCACGCCCAGCTGATCGGCGGCGAGGTCTCGCTGCTCCCGCCGGACGACCACGCGGCTGCGCTCGCGACGATGCGCTCCCACGGCCGCGAGCCGATGAGCATGACGCACGGCGACTTCGACGAGGAGTACCTGCGCGCGCTGGCCCTCGGTCCGGACGGGCGACGCCGGTTCGACAGGCTGTCCTTCGCCGCGCACTTCGACATGCTGATGTTCGGTCGTCGCGGGATCGAGCGGCCGACCGACGAGGCCTCGTTGAACCCGTACCGCCTCCGGTTCGCGGAGATGTTCGCCCGACTGCGACAGCAGCACGGCGTCCGATACTTCCTGGCGCACAACATGACCGTCACGCCGCGCAACATCGATCAGATCGCCGATGTGGTGCGGGACTGCCGGACGTACGGCTACGGGCTTTTCTCCTTCCAGCCTGCCGCCTTCATCGGGGACGACCGTCGCTGGCACGAGGACTACCGGGACAGCACGGACGACGAGATCTGGTCGCGCATCGAGGCCGGTGCCGGTACCCGACTTCCGTTCCGCGCTCTGCAGATCGGTGACGAGCGGTGCAACCGCACGACCTACGGCTTCTACGTGGGGGAGCAGTACTTCCCGATCCTCGACGATCTGGACCCGGACGACATCCGGGTCCGTGATGCCTTCTTCCGACGATTCGGCGGAGTCAACTTCTCCGGCACACCGACCACGGCGTTGCTGATCAAGGTCGTGCGGGTGGCGGTCCGTCATCCGGAGGTGGTGGCGGTGTTCGCCGGCTGGGTGGCCCGGATGTTGCGCAGGGTCGGTGTGCGCAGACTGCTGCGCGAACGCATGATCCGACCGGTGACGTTCGTGATGCACTCGTTCATGGATGCTGCCGTCGTCGTCCCCGCCTGGGAAGCGATGCAGCGCAACGAGATCAGCGATGACCCCGCGGTGGCGGCGAGTCAGGAACGGCTGCGCGCCTGCTCCTATGCGATGGCCCACCCGGAGACCGGCGAGCTGGTGCCGGCCTGCGTGCAGCACAGCGTGCTCGATCCGGCTGAGAACGCCGCACTGCGCACGTTGTTGCCCCTCACCGTCCGGAAGGCACGCGCCGCACCGGAAACCACCCCCCACGGCACGGCCTGA
- a CDS encoding CDP-alcohol phosphatidyltransferase family protein: protein MFDAALRRTVAPAVNGVAGVLVRLHVSPTALTATGFLAGAAACWAAATEHWIVALVLWLINRALDGLDGAVARVGGGATALGGFLDVVADFVIYAAFVIAVAVAVPEARLACAVLIGAYYVSGTAFLTLSSLIERYGSGGTGQLTGTPYADERSLRFVGGLAEGLETIVVYVLFCLFPGAAATIAWIFAAAVAVTALQRVGIGIRLLRGLRPVD from the coding sequence ATGTTCGACGCCGCACTCCGCCGCACCGTCGCGCCCGCCGTCAACGGCGTCGCCGGGGTGCTGGTCCGACTGCACGTGTCGCCGACGGCGCTCACCGCGACGGGATTCCTCGCCGGCGCAGCGGCCTGCTGGGCCGCCGCGACCGAGCACTGGATCGTTGCACTCGTGCTCTGGCTGATCAACAGGGCGTTGGACGGGCTCGACGGAGCGGTGGCACGTGTCGGTGGCGGGGCAACGGCGCTGGGCGGTTTCCTGGACGTCGTCGCAGATTTCGTGATCTACGCGGCCTTCGTGATCGCAGTGGCCGTCGCCGTCCCGGAAGCCCGACTGGCCTGCGCGGTGCTGATCGGCGCCTACTACGTCTCCGGAACTGCGTTCCTCACCCTGTCGTCGCTGATCGAGCGGTACGGATCCGGTGGCACCGGACAGCTGACCGGCACCCCCTACGCCGACGAACGCTCGCTGCGTTTCGTCGGCGGGTTGGCCGAGGGCCTCGAGACGATAGTGGTCTACGTGCTGTTCTGTCTGTTCCCGGGAGCAGCGGCGACGATCGCCTGGATCTTCGCCGCGGCAGTGGCGGTGACCGCGCTGCAGCGGGTGGGAATCGGGATCCGACTGCTCCGCGGTCTGCGCCCCGTCGACTGA
- a CDS encoding YqgE/AlgH family protein has product MPITPATGSLLVAKPSLLDPSFRRAVVLLLAHGDDGSLGVILNRPSESAVQEIFPQWQGAVAKPRVMYEGGPVERNSAMCVGVRRSGTAGIGGEVDALLDPVGPPFARVSGELVLVDLDATPDKVMAELRSARVFAGHAGWGAGQLATEIDEGSWHVVDSQGEDVMAGPRVDLWFRVLRRQPRPLAMEAYRPLDATLN; this is encoded by the coding sequence ATGCCGATCACTCCGGCGACCGGGAGCCTGCTCGTCGCGAAGCCGTCACTGCTCGATCCGTCGTTCCGTCGTGCCGTCGTACTGCTGCTGGCCCACGGCGATGACGGCAGCCTCGGCGTCATCCTCAACCGACCGTCGGAGTCGGCCGTCCAGGAGATCTTCCCGCAGTGGCAGGGTGCGGTGGCCAAGCCGCGGGTGATGTACGAGGGCGGCCCGGTCGAGCGCAACTCCGCGATGTGCGTCGGGGTACGGCGTTCCGGGACAGCAGGAATCGGTGGCGAGGTGGACGCGCTGCTGGATCCGGTCGGTCCGCCGTTCGCGCGGGTCTCGGGCGAGCTGGTGCTCGTCGACCTCGATGCGACTCCGGACAAGGTGATGGCGGAGCTGCGGTCGGCGCGGGTCTTCGCCGGTCATGCCGGGTGGGGTGCGGGTCAGCTGGCCACCGAGATCGACGAGGGTTCGTGGCACGTGGTCGACTCGCAGGGCGAGGACGTGATGGCCGGGCCGCGGGTGGACCTGTGGTTCCGGGTGCTGCGGCGCCAGCCGCGACCGCTGGCGATGGAGGCCTACCGACCGCTGGATGCCACCCTCAACTGA
- a CDS encoding MFS transporter, producing the protein MTSRPAPNDPSGSTAGAAVRVTRTPTGAAPGHDPDTRRPSVRGPRALLGLRGFRLLVTIRLLSALGDGAFQGALAGAVLFSPERQTDAAAIAGGFAVLLLPYSIVGPFAGALLDRWSRRQVLVRANVLRSAIVVVVAVAIALDAATSVLFVIALFVMGTSRFVGSGQSASVPHTVPDDSLTGANSLGTTVGSLATLIGSGIAFGLRALIGDTHVPIAFVTASVVIFYLLSAATAARFDRHALGPDVTDEPRQPMLAVLQGLGSGLRHMVKRRSIGLHICVVVLVRFGFGMATLLVLLLFQNYFRGNGIFASGIVGIGQVLAVSGFGLLLGAVTTSYFTRLFGIRRYITLLLVVCGIVVLAAGSQFTEPMTMLTAFFLAFGYQSTKVCADTIAQADADDAYVGRVFAVYDTASNVFYVAAFALGVLLVPPDGHGLAAPITLGAVYLLGAVLYWWGSAHAVRHPVLPKA; encoded by the coding sequence GTGACCTCCCGCCCTGCACCGAATGACCCGTCGGGGTCGACGGCCGGTGCAGCCGTGCGGGTGACACGTACCCCCACCGGCGCGGCACCCGGTCATGATCCCGACACCCGTCGACCGTCGGTCCGGGGTCCCAGAGCACTGCTCGGGCTCCGCGGATTCCGGTTGCTGGTGACCATCAGGTTGCTCAGTGCGCTCGGCGACGGAGCGTTCCAGGGGGCCCTCGCCGGGGCGGTGCTGTTCAGTCCGGAACGACAGACGGACGCCGCGGCGATCGCCGGCGGTTTCGCCGTGCTGCTGCTGCCGTACTCGATCGTCGGCCCGTTCGCCGGTGCGCTGCTCGATCGGTGGAGTCGCCGGCAGGTGCTGGTCCGGGCCAACGTCCTGCGCTCGGCGATCGTCGTCGTCGTCGCGGTGGCGATCGCGCTCGATGCGGCGACCAGCGTGCTGTTCGTCATCGCATTGTTCGTGATGGGGACGTCGCGGTTCGTCGGTTCGGGTCAGTCGGCGAGCGTGCCGCACACCGTGCCGGACGATTCCCTCACCGGCGCCAACTCGCTCGGCACGACCGTCGGCTCGCTCGCGACCCTGATCGGCAGCGGCATCGCCTTCGGGCTGCGCGCGCTGATCGGCGACACCCACGTCCCGATCGCGTTCGTGACGGCCAGCGTGGTGATCTTCTACCTGCTCAGCGCGGCGACTGCCGCTCGGTTCGATCGTCATGCTCTCGGGCCGGACGTGACGGACGAGCCCCGGCAGCCGATGCTGGCGGTCCTGCAGGGTCTCGGTTCAGGTCTGCGGCACATGGTCAAGCGCCGCAGCATCGGTCTGCACATCTGTGTGGTGGTGCTGGTCCGGTTCGGCTTCGGGATGGCCACCCTGCTGGTGCTGCTGCTGTTCCAGAACTACTTCCGCGGCAACGGCATCTTCGCCTCCGGGATCGTCGGGATCGGGCAGGTGCTCGCCGTCTCCGGCTTCGGCCTGCTGCTGGGCGCTGTCACCACCTCGTACTTCACCCGGCTGTTCGGGATCCGCCGCTACATCACGCTGCTGCTGGTGGTCTGCGGGATCGTCGTGCTCGCCGCCGGCAGTCAGTTCACCGAACCGATGACGATGCTGACGGCATTCTTCCTGGCCTTCGGCTACCAGTCGACGAAGGTCTGCGCCGACACGATCGCCCAGGCGGATGCGGACGACGCCTACGTCGGTCGGGTGTTCGCCGTCTACGACACCGCCAGCAACGTCTTCTATGTGGCCGCCTTCGCGCTCGGCGTGCTGCTGGTCCCGCCCGACGGGCATGGTCTGGCCGCCCCGATCACCCTCGGCGCCGTCTACCTGCTGGGTGCGGTCCTCTACTGGTGGGGCAGCGCGCACGCGGTGCGGCACCCCGTCCTGCCGAAGGCCTGA
- a CDS encoding multidrug effflux MFS transporter — translation MSRATDYVTEQADLLEVDARADAPVVQKTTVPAHPGDVYVGRRYFQLVLILGAMAVLGPLTIDAYLPAFPRIATDLGASTSQVQLTLMAFLAGLAIGQLVIGPLSDSLGRRRPLMAGLLVHITASLVIALFPTLEIMTAARFVQGIGGAAVTVVSLAIVRDLFSGKRAAIVLSRLILVMGVGPIIAPIFGSLLMQWTTWHGIFYALAVVGVATAVLAWRLVPETLPPARRAPLKLRGTLSSYRILLRDKTFLATALAGGMVFGCLFAYVGGSSTALQEVYGFSPGQFALVLAAISLGFTVVSQINSVLIQRWDPARVLIVVLGALVLSALVMTVLVRADLGVLGFLVPAFFLMVSCGLAMPNASAVSLQGYGERAGTAAAVLGALQFTIGAITSIMVGVLADGTANGVPTVALVAAVLAAALVFSVRRTLLARNYD, via the coding sequence ATGTCCCGCGCCACCGACTACGTCACCGAACAAGCCGATCTCCTCGAGGTCGACGCCCGCGCTGACGCTCCCGTCGTGCAGAAGACCACGGTGCCTGCCCATCCGGGTGACGTCTACGTCGGCCGCCGCTACTTCCAGCTGGTGTTGATCCTGGGCGCGATGGCTGTCCTCGGACCGTTGACCATCGACGCCTACCTTCCTGCCTTCCCCCGGATCGCGACCGATCTGGGCGCCTCCACCAGCCAGGTCCAGCTGACCCTGATGGCTTTCCTCGCAGGTCTGGCCATCGGCCAGCTGGTGATCGGTCCGCTGTCGGACTCGCTGGGTCGGCGACGTCCGCTGATGGCCGGGTTGCTCGTGCACATCACGGCGTCCCTCGTCATCGCCTTGTTCCCGACCCTCGAGATCATGACCGCCGCCCGGTTCGTCCAGGGCATCGGCGGCGCCGCCGTCACCGTCGTCTCGCTCGCGATCGTCCGCGACCTGTTCAGCGGCAAGCGCGCAGCGATCGTGCTGTCCCGGCTGATCCTGGTGATGGGCGTCGGCCCGATCATCGCGCCGATCTTCGGCAGCCTGCTCATGCAGTGGACCACCTGGCACGGCATCTTCTACGCCCTCGCGGTGGTCGGAGTGGCGACCGCGGTGCTGGCCTGGCGGCTCGTTCCCGAGACCCTGCCGCCGGCCCGTCGGGCCCCGCTGAAGTTGCGCGGCACCCTGTCGTCCTACCGGATCCTGTTGCGGGACAAGACGTTTCTGGCCACCGCGCTGGCCGGCGGGATGGTCTTCGGCTGCCTGTTCGCCTACGTCGGCGGCTCCAGCACCGCGCTGCAGGAGGTGTACGGCTTCTCACCCGGTCAGTTCGCGCTGGTGCTCGCGGCGATCTCGCTGGGCTTCACCGTGGTCTCGCAGATCAACTCGGTGCTGATCCAGCGCTGGGATCCGGCGCGGGTACTGATCGTGGTGCTCGGCGCCCTCGTGCTCTCGGCCCTCGTCATGACGGTGCTGGTGCGCGCCGACCTCGGGGTGCTCGGGTTCCTGGTCCCGGCGTTCTTCCTGATGGTCAGCTGCGGGCTCGCGATGCCCAACGCATCGGCGGTCTCGTTGCAGGGATACGGCGAGCGGGCCGGCACCGCTGCGGCCGTGCTGGGCGCTCTGCAGTTCACCATCGGTGCGATCACCTCGATCATGGTCGGCGTACTCGCCGACGGCACCGCCAATGGTGTGCCGACGGTGGCCCTGGTGGCAGCGGTGCTCGCCGCCGCGCTGGTGTTCTCGGTGCGCCGGACCCTGCTGGCCCGCAACTACGACTGA
- a CDS encoding VOC family protein: MTDGHDDWRPGGRGHEAWFGAASHADAAALAGVIAALLPPGAVLPDIEVRRTGIRVGLRDRDLREAVSGAARTLGLTADPQVLQRVGLQIDSEDPDRVTPFWQAAAQLTDTGDGALVDDLHRRPTLAFARAAGTSALRNRFHLDVCHPDPQGDAVAAALAAGGREAFTSQWYSTLADPDGNEVDLVPGGPWEGESTADWHTLFGAMVCYPANTAGAAAAFAATAAGLADAAGIDLMIDLRPEGVVLDSGKDQWEEVAGFPDLAAAVQRAARDTGLVADNRRLRFVQLALDAVDIPVVREFWRVVLGYEQAPNQDFFDLFDPRQLNPVLFLQRMDAADVERLRQPGRIRLDLQVPADQLAARIDLAVAAGGRIIERDPAGLRHRLADPEGNELILRVAR, translated from the coding sequence ATGACGGACGGACACGACGACTGGCGGCCGGGTGGGCGCGGCCACGAGGCCTGGTTCGGTGCGGCTTCCCACGCGGACGCTGCCGCCCTTGCAGGGGTGATCGCCGCGCTCCTGCCGCCAGGAGCGGTGCTGCCGGACATCGAGGTGCGCCGGACAGGGATCCGGGTCGGGCTCCGCGACCGCGATCTGCGCGAGGCCGTGTCGGGTGCGGCTCGAACGCTCGGGCTGACCGCGGACCCGCAGGTGCTGCAGCGGGTCGGACTGCAGATCGACAGCGAGGACCCGGATCGCGTGACCCCGTTCTGGCAGGCGGCCGCCCAGCTCACGGACACCGGCGACGGCGCCCTGGTGGACGATCTGCACCGTCGGCCGACGCTCGCGTTCGCGCGGGCCGCCGGGACGAGCGCGCTGCGCAACAGGTTCCATTTGGACGTCTGTCACCCCGACCCGCAGGGCGACGCGGTGGCTGCGGCGCTGGCCGCGGGCGGACGCGAGGCCTTCACGTCGCAGTGGTACTCGACGCTGGCAGATCCGGACGGCAACGAGGTGGACCTCGTCCCCGGCGGCCCGTGGGAGGGCGAGTCGACCGCGGACTGGCACACGCTGTTCGGGGCGATGGTCTGCTATCCCGCGAACACAGCCGGCGCAGCGGCGGCGTTCGCCGCCACCGCGGCCGGGCTGGCCGACGCGGCGGGGATCGACCTGATGATCGACCTGCGTCCCGAGGGCGTTGTGCTCGATTCCGGGAAGGACCAGTGGGAGGAGGTCGCCGGCTTTCCGGACCTCGCCGCGGCCGTCCAGCGTGCCGCCCGCGACACCGGCCTCGTCGCGGACAACCGGCGGCTGCGGTTCGTCCAGCTCGCCCTGGACGCGGTCGACATCCCGGTGGTCCGGGAGTTCTGGCGAGTCGTCCTGGGGTACGAACAGGCACCCAACCAGGACTTCTTCGACCTGTTCGATCCGCGTCAGCTCAATCCGGTGCTGTTCCTGCAGCGGATGGACGCAGCCGACGTCGAGCGGCTGCGGCAGCCCGGCCGGATCCGCCTCGACCTGCAGGTGCCCGCCGATCAGCTGGCCGCGCGGATCGACCTCGCCGTCGCCGCGGGAGGGCGGATCATCGAGCGCGATCCGGCCGGTCTCCGGCACCGTCTCGCGGATCCGGAGGGGAACGAGTTGATCCTGCGGGTGGCCCGATAG
- a CDS encoding bifunctional YncE family protein/alkaline phosphatase family protein, producing MQVTRVRRSSTRRHLGRRSRIIAAGTTATLIIGAAAASASTTQFGQREVGTQYGDGLQISSDQVLKPLGDRLFTKFGKFMASTASPDGRFLAVTSTDKNVVLQVFDLKDYRLVYTVGSATFVNQKLKDGSVGQGGPAWSPDGRTLWLPQASGLTRFPVLADGTLGTGTAVALPKVNGAAPLPGKAVYSPDGEVLYVPVNGQNTVVALDPATGAVRNTWNVGIAPRELAFVGTKLYVSNEGGRVAKPGEPTINSYGTQVPADPYYGTSTTGTLSVIDTGSVSSSVRSIAVGLHPTALYVSGRTLFVANTNSDTVSVISTAKDKVVQTITTQPWSKSTVGYEPTGIAVTQGHLLVTLGRANAVAVYGYSGNAQEPVSYLGLLPTDYYPADVTVSGGQVVVTNTRGIDARGPELTFTAGPGTVPATGHGTHSTTGSLTKFTLPSDQQISKDTATVFAQNGWTNKDNAQAKGRAKTPVAVPVRVGDPSTIKHVFLLVKENRTYDQVYGDIAKGNGDRTLAQFGATVTPNQHALANQFGLYDNTYDIGTNSAEGHNWVMQGDNPEYTESSAGEYLRSYDTEDDVLGHQRSGFLWTAAEDAGASVRNFGEFTQFETKPATATWQQYYCAAASVDNGGDPAQLTDPSIKQDTESPIPSLNAITNHDYPKFDTDIPDTYRYNIWKQDFEKNGPANLNMFWLSSDHTGGTPDPRAQVADNDVAVGKIVQEISHSPYWKDSAIFVVEDDSQAGADHVDGHRAPIQIISPYAKRGVVDSTYYTQITMVRTIEQILGAEPLNQKLAAATPMFGAFTDKPNNTPYQAVQNQVPLTEGVSPAPACGADTVSTTGTSAAQTSAPVVPAAQQGVAAQWAQWAKSQRFAGASAIPDHANPEQMNRYTWYRTNGYTKPYPGDVKIYSPAQVPGAWIPSSDTE from the coding sequence ATGCAGGTCACACGGGTACGGCGATCATCCACCCGACGCCACCTCGGTCGACGGTCACGGATCATCGCCGCCGGCACCACCGCGACCCTCATCATCGGTGCCGCGGCCGCCTCCGCGTCCACCACACAGTTCGGGCAGCGGGAGGTCGGCACGCAGTACGGGGACGGGCTGCAGATCTCCTCCGACCAGGTCCTCAAGCCGCTCGGCGATCGCCTGTTCACCAAGTTCGGCAAGTTCATGGCCTCCACGGCCAGCCCCGACGGGCGGTTCCTGGCCGTCACCAGCACCGACAAGAACGTGGTGCTGCAGGTGTTCGACCTCAAGGACTACCGGCTCGTCTACACCGTCGGCTCGGCCACCTTCGTCAACCAGAAGCTCAAGGACGGCAGCGTCGGCCAGGGCGGACCGGCCTGGTCGCCCGACGGCAGGACACTGTGGTTGCCGCAGGCCAGCGGGCTCACCCGGTTCCCGGTCCTGGCCGACGGCACGCTGGGGACCGGGACGGCCGTCGCCCTGCCGAAGGTGAACGGTGCCGCACCGCTGCCGGGCAAGGCCGTCTACTCGCCCGACGGCGAGGTCCTCTACGTGCCGGTGAACGGTCAGAACACCGTCGTCGCACTCGACCCGGCGACGGGCGCGGTGCGCAACACCTGGAACGTCGGCATCGCCCCCCGTGAACTGGCCTTCGTCGGCACCAAGCTGTACGTCAGCAACGAGGGCGGCCGGGTCGCCAAGCCCGGCGAGCCGACCATCAACTCCTACGGCACCCAGGTGCCCGCCGATCCCTACTACGGCACCTCCACCACGGGCACCCTCAGCGTCATCGACACCGGGTCGGTCTCCTCCTCCGTCCGGTCGATCGCGGTCGGACTGCACCCCACCGCGCTGTACGTCAGCGGCAGGACGCTGTTCGTCGCCAACACCAACAGCGACACCGTGTCCGTCATCAGTACGGCCAAGGACAAGGTCGTGCAGACCATCACCACGCAGCCGTGGTCCAAGTCGACCGTCGGCTACGAGCCGACCGGCATCGCCGTCACCCAGGGCCACCTGCTCGTGACGTTGGGCCGGGCGAACGCTGTCGCCGTCTACGGCTACTCCGGCAACGCGCAGGAACCGGTGTCCTACCTCGGCCTGCTGCCCACCGACTACTACCCCGCCGACGTCACGGTGAGCGGCGGCCAGGTCGTGGTCACCAACACCCGCGGCATCGACGCCCGCGGGCCGGAGCTGACCTTCACCGCGGGCCCGGGCACCGTGCCGGCCACGGGGCACGGGACGCACAGCACCACCGGATCGCTGACCAAGTTCACGCTGCCGAGCGACCAGCAGATCTCGAAGGACACCGCCACGGTGTTCGCCCAGAACGGCTGGACCAACAAGGACAACGCCCAGGCGAAGGGCAGGGCCAAGACGCCTGTTGCGGTGCCGGTCCGGGTCGGTGATCCTTCCACCATCAAGCACGTGTTCCTGCTGGTGAAGGAGAACCGCACCTACGACCAGGTGTACGGCGACATCGCCAAGGGCAACGGTGACCGTACGCTCGCCCAGTTCGGTGCGACGGTGACGCCCAACCAGCACGCGCTCGCCAACCAGTTCGGGCTCTACGACAACACCTACGACATCGGCACCAACTCCGCCGAGGGCCACAACTGGGTGATGCAGGGCGACAACCCGGAGTACACCGAGTCGTCCGCCGGCGAGTACCTGCGCAGCTACGACACCGAGGACGACGTCCTGGGGCACCAGCGGTCGGGCTTCCTGTGGACGGCCGCCGAGGACGCCGGCGCGAGCGTGCGCAACTTCGGCGAGTTCACCCAGTTCGAGACCAAGCCGGCCACCGCGACCTGGCAGCAGTACTACTGCGCTGCAGCCAGTGTCGACAACGGCGGTGACCCTGCCCAGCTGACCGACCCGTCGATCAAGCAGGACACCGAGTCCCCGATCCCGTCGTTGAACGCGATCACCAACCACGACTACCCCAAGTTCGACACCGACATCCCGGATACGTACCGCTACAACATCTGGAAGCAGGACTTCGAGAAGAACGGTCCGGCCAACCTGAACATGTTCTGGCTTTCCAGCGACCACACCGGCGGTACCCCGGATCCGCGGGCCCAGGTCGCCGACAACGATGTCGCGGTCGGCAAGATCGTCCAGGAGATCTCCCACAGCCCCTACTGGAAGGACTCCGCGATCTTCGTGGTCGAGGACGACAGCCAGGCCGGGGCCGACCACGTCGACGGGCACCGGGCACCGATCCAGATCATCAGCCCCTACGCCAAGCGCGGTGTCGTGGACAGTACGTACTACACGCAGATCACGATGGTGCGCACGATCGAGCAGATCCTCGGTGCCGAACCGCTGAACCAGAAGCTCGCAGCCGCCACGCCCATGTTCGGCGCGTTCACCGACAAGCCGAACAACACCCCCTACCAGGCTGTGCAGAACCAGGTTCCGCTGACCGAAGGCGTCAGCCCGGCACCCGCCTGCGGCGCCGACACCGTCTCCACCACCGGCACGTCAGCGGCGCAGACATCGGCACCGGTCGTCCCGGCGGCACAGCAGGGTGTCGCGGCGCAGTGGGCGCAGTGGGCGAAGAGTCAGCGCTTCGCCGGCGCGAGTGCGATACCGGACCATGCGAACCCGGAGCAGATGAACCGCTACACCTGGTACCGCACCAACGGGTACACCAAGCCCTACCCGGGCGACGTGAAGATCTACTCCCCGGCGCAGGTCCCCGGCGCCTGGATCCCGAGTTCGGACACCGAATGA